Genomic window (bacterium):
CATGTGCCGATCCTTGCTGGAGTCGGTCATCATCGTCATGCAGAACGGGCACGACACGCCGATCGTTTTGGGCTCGCCGCACGTCTTCATGATCTCGTCGAAGCGAGCGTGATTGACGCGTGGGGCGTGCTCTTCCATCCACATACGTCCGCCGCCGGCGCCGCAGCAATACGACTGATCGCGCGACAGGCTCGGCTCGCGCACCGAGGCGCCCGCGCCGGCGAGCAGCTCGCGCTGCGCGTCGAAGATGCCGTTGTAGCGGCCAAGGAAGCAGGGATCGTGATATGCGACCTCGCCGAGATCCGCGTCGCGGGAAAGCCTGACGCGCCCCTGGTCGACGAGCTGCTTCACGAGCGTGTTCGCGTGAACGACCTCGAACGCGGAGACGTTCGCGTATTTCTCGGCGACCTTCGCGTCGTCGTGCGTTTCGCGGGCCTTGCCGATGAAGTCGCCGTACTCGTTGCTGAGCGTATTGAAGCAATGCGGGCAGAACGAAAGGATCTTCCTGACGCCGTAACCCATCATCGTCTGGATGTTCATGGTCATCATCGTCTGCGCGAGGTATTCGTTGCCAAGGCGCCGCGCGGTTTCGCCGTTGCACATCTCTTCCTCGCCGAGTACGGCGAACGAGACGCCCGCGGCATTCAGGATCTTGCAGAGCGCGCGCGTGACCTTGTTGGCGCGGTCATCGAAGCTGCCCATGCAGCCGACAAAAAACAGGTACTCGACCGACTCCTGTTCCTCGGGCGAAAGCTCCGCGAATCGGCGGACCGGGATGCCGTCCTTCGCCGCCTTTTCGATCCACTCGCCGCGCTTTTCGGGCGCAAGTCCCCACGGGTTCGAATTGCGTTCGATGTTCTTGAAGTAGTTGGCCATCTCCGCGGGCATGTCGCCGAGGATCATCGTGAGATACTGGCGCATCTGCACGATGCGCGGCACCTGCTCGATCAGCACGGGGCAGCGGTCCTCGCAGTCCTTGCACAGCGTGCACGACCAGATCGTCTCGGAGAGCACGGCGTTCGAGGTGAGCAGCGGGATGTCGTCGTTGTTCGGCGCGGCGTGGCCGTTGCCGTTCGCCGAGCCGTAGGTCGCGGCGTGCGCCCTGGCGATCAGTTCGTCCTCGCGCTCGCGTAGGTGCTTGCGGATCGACTTGTTGACGTCGCGATGCGAAAGCGGCTTGTTCGTCGACCAGGCGGGGCAAAACGGGACGCACCGCCC
Coding sequences:
- a CDS encoding 4Fe-4S dicluster domain-containing protein; this translates as MPTIEFSGFQQGFFALAIVGALLIFANTMARRIAVMRAAQPDLRFDHIPRNLYLLVKYGLGQGRMPQEKSAGWLHIFIFFGFMVLSVRTLEIFVMGFAGSEANLHNLPAVGGIVGPVYYLLKDIVAVLVVVGCAGFAWRRLVSRPVRMRGVKHAEAVLILAWIASLMFADFFLEAGAAASGLRHGGLPALGSVFAGLFGAESGETTFRLMVWAHSLLVLGFLNYLPFGKHFHVITALPNTFVAPQDPPGRVRPILDIEDRLERMEEDPSVALGIGKAEDLTWKQVLDVYSCTECGRCVPFCPAWSTNKPLSHRDVNKSIRKHLREREDELIARAHAATYGSANGNGHAAPNNDDIPLLTSNAVLSETIWSCTLCKDCEDRCPVLIEQVPRIVQMRQYLTMILGDMPAEMANYFKNIERNSNPWGLAPEKRGEWIEKAAKDGIPVRRFAELSPEEQESVEYLFFVGCMGSFDDRANKVTRALCKILNAAGVSFAVLGEEEMCNGETARRLGNEYLAQTMMTMNIQTMMGYGVRKILSFCPHCFNTLSNEYGDFIGKARETHDDAKVAEKYANVSAFEVVHANTLVKQLVDQGRVRLSRDADLGEVAYHDPCFLGRYNGIFDAQRELLAGAGASVREPSLSRDQSYCCGAGGGRMWMEEHAPRVNHARFDEIMKTCGEPKTIGVSCPFCMTMMTDSSKDRHMEDKVQVKDVLEIVADRMVSA